The Trichomycterus rosablanca isolate fTriRos1 chromosome 15, fTriRos1.hap1, whole genome shotgun sequence genome contains a region encoding:
- the c15h19orf53 gene encoding leydig cell tumor 10 kDa protein homolog — translation MAQGKQKFKAQKPGGGKKPPNKQKGPKKGGRIIAPKKAAVVHQQKLKKGLEVAIRNKIEEEVLQKASGKLHKKLSVLKTPQGKGGKGGAGGAAAAAAASSK, via the exons ATGGCTCAGGGAAAACAGAAGTTTAAAGCGCAGAAACCCGGCGGAGGCAAAAAACCTCCTAATAAACAGAAGGGACCGAAGAAAGGAG GGAGGATCATCGCCCCCAAGAAGGCGGCGGTGGTTCATCAACAGAAACTGAAGAAG GGTCTGGAGGTGGCCATCAGGAACAAGATCGAAGAGGAGGTGTTGCAGAAAGCCAGCGGGAAGCTGCACAAGAAGCTCAGCGTGCTCAAGACCCCCCAGGGGAAAGGAGGGAAGGGGGGGGCGGGCggcgccgccgccgccgccgcggCTTCCTCCAAATAG